One window of the Scyliorhinus torazame isolate Kashiwa2021f chromosome 24, sScyTor2.1, whole genome shotgun sequence genome contains the following:
- the LOC140400178 gene encoding uncharacterized protein — protein sequence MVTAAFQDQSGDSSHGQLPGSDFAPTLFDELCTLALKMQVKESVLSGAYPGTHPHDLLLFVAAIMSCLLIIQALPCVTMKRKRHREKSDHVRVHFAQPRSTHRISSLAESIWCSAFSHPQTGSGDHLIARPQTSVKGQPTVLAVLSIPCPSLHSVLAMEVSAATEYLFPQTSVQPKEKSLSSLNPQACGPKHTFQLPTACYLSNLNLTSSPGQPRDQRLEPSYSSRERRLSSESRRDNGEYPEKDKVPHGLQSVRESRPNSGSVALLNAHSLSSDLVSSITLSSPEPHQLAQAPGMWVPVAGESQPSHWPPKFWSCLQDKSTKPNPRLKDLPGQNGEAPVATFNPSVTIASPSVNQPKRSTGGYSAGLRSTTGASDQNGRHPKVAGDDGSFTVSHPTNSSHLGCLKVNVSKDHSTEQTPSLISISSHCQGPRPLPAPTSSVSKLQWKSEASFAAPTHMVPSQCDEFVEIPLDETFPPNPKAVPERKAWLAVSEPLSELCTKILPSSIFNCFHIPATGKLRAPVGKSQVTASSNTLSVRVESGAPGSGTGLDAGHLWGKILNVSRSRHEALPWGETFADLLFQEIFKPSEILKSDPPISSRRTELGGQSEFQLSTVERSKTCKDQDGTESVIPVNKELFTSIPGQPNRLEQFIHNSHSEFATP from the exons ATGGTAACAGCAGCATTCCAGGACCAATCAGGTGACAGTTCTCATGGGCAACTTCCGGGATCAGACTTTGCACCAACCCTCTTCGATGAACTGTGCACTTTAGCTTTGAAAATGCAAGTAAAGGAGTCGGTGCTTTCGGGAGCTTACCCAGGGACCCACCCCCATG ATTTGTTGTTGTTTGTTGCCGCCATTATGAGCTGTCTCCTCATCATACAAGCCCTGCCGTGTGTCACTATGAAGAGAAAACGACATAGAGAGAAGTCTGATCACGTGAGGGTCCACTTTGCCCAACCTCGATCCACACACCGCATTTCTAGTTTGGCGGAATCCATTTGGTGTTCCGCGTTTTCCCATCCTCAGACTGGGAGTGGTGACCATCTGATTGCCAGACCCCAAACATCAGTCAAGGGACAACCCACAGTCCTTGCAGTGCTCTCAATCCCCTGTCCCTCACTGCACTCTGTGCTGGCCATGGAGGTGTCTGCTGCCACTGAGTATCTATTCCCCCAGACATCGGTCCAGCCCAAAGAGAAATCCCTTTCTAGCTTAAATCCCCAGGCATGTGGTCCAAAACACACCTTCCAGCTACCCACAGCTTGCTATCTGTCCAACCTAAACCTCACTTCCAGCCCTGGTCAGCCTAGAGATCAGAGGCTGGAACCTAGCTATAGTTCAAGAGAAAGAAGATTGTCTTCAGAGTCCAGACGAGACAATGGTGAATATCCAGAAAAGGACAAAGTTCCTCATGGCCTCCAGTCAGTCCGGGAGTCAAGGCCCAATTCAGGTTCTGTAGCTCTGCTGAATGCTCACAGTTTGTCTTCTGATCTGGTCAGCTCCATCACTCTGAGCTCGCCAGAACCTCACCAGTTAGCCCAGGCACCAGGGATGTGGGTTCCAGTAGCCGGGGAAAGCCAACCTTCCCACTGGCCACCAAAGTTCTGGAGTTGCCTGCAGGACAAATCAACAAAACCAAACCCACGCCTCAAAGACTTACCCGGTCAAAATGGCGAGGCGCCGGTCGCAACATTCAACCCAAGTGTCACCATTGCTTCTCCGTCAGTCAATCAGCCAAAGAGGTCAACTGGAGGTTATTCTGCAGGGTTAAGGTCAACTACCGGAGCAAGTGACCAGAATGGACGACATCCCAAGGTAGCAGGAGATGATGGCTCCTTCACCGTTTCGCACCCCACTAACTCTTCACATCTTGGATGCCTAAAGGTCAACGTGAGCAAAGATCACTCCACTGAGCAGACACCGAGCCTAATATCGATATCCTCACACTGTCAAGGTCCAAGACCACTCCCAGCACCAACTTCATCCGTCTCTAAATTACAGTGGAAATCAGAGGCGTCCTTTGCAGCTCCAACCCACATGGTACCTTCACAATGTGATGAGTTTGTTGAGATACCACTTGATGAAAcattcccaccaaaccccaaagcaGTTCCTGAAAGGAAGGCATGGCTGGCAGTCTCGGAGCCCCTGTCCGAACTCTGCACCAAGATTCTGCCGTCTTCAATCTTTAATTGTTTCCATATCCCAGCAACCGGAAAGCTCCGAGCTCCCGTCGGGAAGAGTCAGGTCACAGCTTCtagcaacaccctgagcgtcagagTTGAATCAGGAGCACCGGGCTCGGGGACTGGACTGGATGCGGGACATCTCTGGGGGAAGATTTTGAATGTTTCTAGATCCAGGCATGAAGCATTACCCTGGGGAGAAACCTTTGCTGACCTCCTCTTCCAAGAAATCTTTAAACCAAGTGAAATTCTTAAAAGTGACCCTCCCATTTCCAGCAGAAGAACAGAGTTGGGTGGGCAGAGTGAGTTTCAGCTGTCAACAGTGGAGAGATCAAAGACTTGCAAAGACCAAGATGGTACAGAAAGTGTAATTCCTGTTAACAAGGAGCTGTTCACGTCCATTCCTGGGCAACCGAACAGACTGGAACAATTTATTCACAATTCCCATAGTGAATTCGCCACTCCCTAG